One part of the Xylocopa sonorina isolate GNS202 chromosome 10, iyXylSono1_principal, whole genome shotgun sequence genome encodes these proteins:
- the Ple gene encoding tyrosine hydroxylase ple — protein sequence MMAVAAAQKNREMFAIKKSYSIENGYPARRRSLVDDARFESLVVKQTKQSVLEEARQRANDDQPVCTQETERDVSSSDDEQVESLACAAKDGEAKAEVSSDSDIGKPDEDYDDDAGLTEEEVVLAKTIAESPESEHTVQKAALVLRLREGIGSLARILKTIENFKGTVTHVESRPSKKEGLQFEVLVKVDMTRQSLLQLIRNLRQSSALDGVTLLADNSVSIKDPWFPRHASDLDNCNHLMTKYEPDLDMNHPGFADKEYRARRKVIAEIAFAYKYGDPIPNIPYTETENETWSRVFNTVIDLIPKHACIEYQRVFKKLQDEKIFESHRIPQLQEVSEFLKRNTGFTLRPAAGLLTARDFLSSLAFRVFQSTQYVRHINSPYHTPEPDCIHELLGHMPLLADPSFAQFSQEIGLASLGASDEEIEKLSTIYWFTVEFGLCKEGSEVKAYGAGLLSAYGELLHSLSDKCEHRPFEPTTTALQKYQDQEYQPIYYVAESFEDAKEKFRRWVATMSRPFEVRYNPHTQRVEVLDSVDRLENMVSQLNTEMTHLTNAINKLKSSFA from the exons ATGATGGCTGTCGCAGCGGCGCAGAAGAACCGTGAAATGTTCGCAATCAAGAAATCTTACAGTATCGAG AATGGATACCCCGCGAGACGACGATCTCTCGTGGACGATGCTCGCTTCGAATCGTTGGTCGTGAAGCAAACGAAACAGAGCGTTTTGGAAGAAGCACGTCAACGGGCGAATG ACGATCAGCCTGTCTGCACTCAGGAGACGGAACGCGATGTCTCGTCCAGCGATGATGAGCAGGTAGAATCGCTGGCTTGCGCTGCCAAGGACGGAG AAGCTAAAGCGGAAGTTTCGTCGGATAGCGACATTGGCAAACCAGACGAGGATTACGACGATG ATGCCGGATTGACCGAGGAGGAAGTGGTCCTCGCGAAGACCATAGCGGAAAGCCCGGAAAGCGAGCATACCGTGCAAAAAGCAGCGCTGGTCCTGCGTCTGCGCGAGGGGATCGGTTCTCTGGCGAGGATCTTGAAGACCATCGAGAACTTCAAGGGAACGGTGACCCACGTCGAGTCCCGGCCGTCCAAGAAGGAAGGGCTCCAATTCGAGGTGCTCGTCAAGGTCGACATGACCAGGCAGAGCCTGCTGCAATTGATCAGAAATCTCCGGCAGAGCTCCGCGTTGGACGGCGTCACTTTGCTCGCCGACAACTCCGTCAGCATTAAGGACCCCTGGTTCCCCAGACACGCGTCCGATCTAGACAATTGCAACCACTTGATGACCAAATACGAGCCTGATCTCGACATGAACCATCCTGGATTCGCCGACAAAGAGTACCGTGCCCGCAGGAAAGTGATCGCCGAGATCGCGTTCGCGTACAAATATGGCGACCCGATACCTAACATCCCTTACACCGAGACGGAGAACGAGACCTGGTCACGCGTGTTCAACACGGTAATCGACTTGATCCCGAAGCACGCCTGCATCGAGTACCAGCGAGTCTTCAAGAAGCTGCAGGACGAGAAGATCTTCGAATCTCATCGCATACCGCAGCTACAGGAGGTCAGCGAGTTCTTGAAGAGAAACACCGGATTCACTTTGAGACCCGCGGCTGGACTGCTCACGGCCAGGGACTTTTTGTCCAGTCTCGCCTTCAGGGTGTTCCAGAGCACCCAATACGTGCGCCATATAAACAGCCCTTATCACACTCCAGAACC AGATTGCATCCACGAACTCTTGGGACACATGCCTCTTCTGGCTGACCCGAGCTTCGCTCAATTCTCTCAGGAGATTGGCCTAGCCTCGCTCGGTGCTTCTGACGAAGAGATCGAAAAGTTGTCCACCATTTACTGGTTCACCGTCGAGTTTGGTCTCTGCAAGGAGGGCTCAGAGGTGAAAGCTTACGGCGCTGGGCTTCTGTCCGCTTACGGAGAACTCCTTCACTCGCTAAGCGACAAATGCGAGCATCGACCATTCGAGCCGACGACCACTGCCCTTCAAAAGTATCAGGATCAAGAATACCAGCCGATTTACTACGTCGCGGAGAGCTTCGAAGACGCGAAGGAGAAGTTCCGTCGTTGG